In the Oncorhynchus nerka isolate Pitt River linkage group LG6, Oner_Uvic_2.0, whole genome shotgun sequence genome, AACATTGTTGTAAAAATGCTGAACAGCGTTTTGTTGCTCAGCGTTTTAACTGTGACCAGTTTCGCATCGAAGACAGACAGCCGCAAAACATCGAAAGACATTTGTAAGAACCGCTGCTCCTGTGAGGAAAAGGAGAATATATTGAGCATTAACTGCGAAAACAAAGGGTTTACAACGGTGAGTCTATTTCAGCCTCCACCGAACAAAATCTGCCAACTCTTTCTCAATGGAAACTTTCTTTCGCGACTTAATCCGAACGAGTTTATCAATTATGGTAATGTCACATCCCTTCACCTGGGAAACAACGGGTTACAGGAGATACAGACTGGAGCTTTTACTGGACTGAGGTTTTTAAAACGACTTCATCTCAACAACAATAATTTGGAGATAATCAAGGAAGTCACCTTTTCTGGTTTAGAGAGTTTGGAATATTTACAGGCAGATTATAATTACATCAGCGCCATTGAAGCAGGTGCATTCGGCAAATTAAATAAACTCAAAGTGCTGATTCTCAACGACAACCTCATGCTGTCTCTTCCCAACAATGTATTTCGTTTCGTTATGTTAACGCATTTGGATCTAAGGGGAAACCGGCTTAAAATGCTGCCTTTTGCTGGTGTGCTGGAGCACATAGGCGGCATTATGGAGATCCAACTGGAGGAGAACCCGTGGAATTGCACCTGTGATCTGATACCCTTAAAAGCCTGGCTGGACACCATCTCGGTCTTTGTAGGGGACATCGTGTGCGAGACCCCCTTTAGACTGCATGGAAAGGACATTACGCAATTGATTAGGCAAGATCTATGCCCCCGACGTAATGCTGGTGATTCTAATCACCGCGCAATGCAGCCCCCTTCTGATTCCCAATACGACGGCCCCTCTCCCACCCTACACCCCGGTGTCACTCCAACAAAAGCCCCACGGGCATCCCGTCCCCCTAAAATGAGAAATCGCCCTACACAACGGGTAACGTCTGGTAAGGACAAACAAGTGCTGGGGCCTATAATGGTTTATCAGACTAGGTCCCCTGTTCCCATGACCTGCCCTAGTATATGCGTCTGTACCTCCCAGAACGCAGACACTGGATTAAATATCAACTGCCAGGAGAGGAAATTGCATAATATAACAGAGCTTACCCCTAAACCCTCCTATCCAAAGAAATTGCATTTAACAGGGAATTACTTACATACCATATATAGAACAGACCTAACCGAATACAGCACACTCGAGCTCCTCCATTTAGGAAATAATAGGATAGCTGTTATTCAGGACGGGGCCTTTGACAACCTGGCTAATCTACGGAGACTTTACCTCAATGGCAATTACATTGAAAGTCTATCCCAATCATTATTCGTAGGGCTGCAGAGCCTTCAATATTTATACCTGGAGTACAATGTCATCAAGGACATTTTACCACAGACGTTTAACTCATTACAGAATCTGCAGCTGCTGTTCCTAAACAACAATCTACTAAGATCCCTTCCCGACAATATATTTTGGGGGACTATGCTAACAAGACTGAACCTGAGGAACAATCACTTCTCCCACCTGCCGGTGCGCGGTGTGCTCGACCAGCTCTCCGCATTCATTCAGATCGATCTGCAGGAGAACCCATGGGATTGCACATGCGACATCGTCGCCCTTAAAAACTGGATGGAGCTGTCCAGCACCAGTGTCGTGGTAAATGAAATCACATGTGATTCGCCCTCCAAACACGCAGGGCGGCTGCTCAGATCTCTGCGTAATGACGCAATTTGTCCCGAGCCTAACGAGGTCACAGTAGGACTAACCAAGGCCCCCACGGTCAGTCCCAGCACCGACTCCACTCCCCCGCTTGCCATCACGTCAACAGAAGAGCAGATACCCGAGATGCACGCGGAGGTGCCCCTGTCTGTTCTCATACTGGGACTGCTCGTGGTGTTCATTCTGTCGGTCTGCTTCGGGGCTGGTCTTTTCGTATTCGTCCTCAAACGACGCAAAGGAATTGATAGCGTCCCCGCCAGTGCCAATCATTTAGATATAAACTCTTTCCACGTACAGTATGGTTCATATAGCTCAGAGCCCACTGCAGATAAAACAGAGACACATGTGTATAACTACATCCCTCCCCCCGCTAGCCAGATGTGTCAGAACCCCATCTACATGCAGAAAGATAGCGAGCAGGTGGCCTACTATAGGAATCTAAAAGAGCTaactttcagcaccatggacccgAAAAAGTCGGAGTTGCCCCCAAGCCCATATACCATAAGCACAGTGGAACTCAATGAGAAACAATCTTGTGGCAATCGACAGCCGGAGCTGCTTTATCAAAACATTGCAGAGAGAGTTAAGGAGCTTCCGACGGCTGGCGATCAGAATTACAGTTTCTGCACTTTACCGAAAAGACAATTCATTCCTCCATTTGAAACTACTAGACGACACAAACAGGACAGGTTGAATAAAACTTTTCTCTATGGGACTCCACGACAGTATTATGCTGAACAATCAAAAAATGAACACCCTTTGCTGCCTGGGAAGCTAAAAACAGAACCAGACTACCTCGAAGTTCTGGAAAAACATACTGCAATGAGTCAGTTGTAAGATATGGCCCTACTTACTATCATCACACGTATTACATCGGTATGTATCTATGTATTCCACAAATTGACGAGTCCAACTCAAACAAAGCAACCTAAGCCGttttatctttttttattttccAGCTGTATTGAGTCAACGTAGCCCTTTATGCAGACAGTTATATTATATTACTGGAGGTTTAACATATTTATTATACTTTAAATATAAAGACTGTAGCAGGTACCGCAAGAACTATGTATAATACGGCTGTGTGCATTTtatataatatattttattttctctGTGGAAACAAATATCATTTTTAGATGAATAATTGAGAAATGACATTCCTGTATATAATAATGGGTGTGAAACACATGTAAAGGTTCCGTCCACATGACGATCCATTTATTCCAGAAGTGCCTTTGCACTCCGAGTATTTTATCTTTGCTTTCTGCAAATGGAAATTTGCTGTATTTTAAGAATCTTTATGTACAATTTAATTATGTGTCCATTACATTAAACATAATTGAAGAGGGTATGTATGGTAAATAATGTTTTGAATATCTAAGTGTCTTTCAAGATGTACAATTTAGCGAATTGCATAAGATTGTATGCTATAGATGAGCAATACAAGTGCCAGAAGAGCAATTACATTTTCACCGAAGCACTTTGTCAAGTCTGAATTTGAGGTGAGCATTATTAAGATTATAactgtctgtctttgtgtgtgttagtttgtgtgtgtgtgctcccatGTGATGAGGGGTTGGGTGCTTTGGGGGCggtaacatctctctctttgaTGGAATCCATATACCAATGTGTATTGATGAGGAATTTGATGAGTACTTTTGGCAGAATGACGAATTTATCGACCAAGGGTCCTCACATGAATACCATTAATTTCACACTTATTATTTTCTACCCAAAAGTTAGAGAGAAGCAGTGTCCACTAAAAGTGTAGTTTATTTATCTCAATATTCTGATTTAAGGGTGATTAAAAACTACAGCTCTCCAGGAGCTTACTTGAAAGGCACAAATTATGATTAGTTCTCAAAGCTCCTCATACACAACATGTCTTGTTTCTAATGGTTTTAAGGAGACACGTTTATATTCTGCCCTTCAGGTGACATGTGCTTT is a window encoding:
- the LOC115130474 gene encoding SLIT and NTRK-like protein 2: MLNSVLLLSVLTVTSFASKTDSRKTSKDICKNRCSCEEKENILSINCENKGFTTVSLFQPPPNKICQLFLNGNFLSRLNPNEFINYGNVTSLHLGNNGLQEIQTGAFTGLRFLKRLHLNNNNLEIIKEVTFSGLESLEYLQADYNYISAIEAGAFGKLNKLKVLILNDNLMLSLPNNVFRFVMLTHLDLRGNRLKMLPFAGVLEHIGGIMEIQLEENPWNCTCDLIPLKAWLDTISVFVGDIVCETPFRLHGKDITQLIRQDLCPRRNAGDSNHRAMQPPSDSQYDGPSPTLHPGVTPTKAPRASRPPKMRNRPTQRVTSGKDKQVLGPIMVYQTRSPVPMTCPSICVCTSQNADTGLNINCQERKLHNITELTPKPSYPKKLHLTGNYLHTIYRTDLTEYSTLELLHLGNNRIAVIQDGAFDNLANLRRLYLNGNYIESLSQSLFVGLQSLQYLYLEYNVIKDILPQTFNSLQNLQLLFLNNNLLRSLPDNIFWGTMLTRLNLRNNHFSHLPVRGVLDQLSAFIQIDLQENPWDCTCDIVALKNWMELSSTSVVVNEITCDSPSKHAGRLLRSLRNDAICPEPNEVTVGLTKAPTVSPSTDSTPPLAITSTEEQIPEMHAEVPLSVLILGLLVVFILSVCFGAGLFVFVLKRRKGIDSVPASANHLDINSFHVQYGSYSSEPTADKTETHVYNYIPPPASQMCQNPIYMQKDSEQVAYYRNLKELTFSTMDPKKSELPPSPYTISTVELNEKQSCGNRQPELLYQNIAERVKELPTAGDQNYSFCTLPKRQFIPPFETTRRHKQDRLNKTFLYGTPRQYYAEQSKNEHPLLPGKLKTEPDYLEVLEKHTAMSQL